TTTTCTTGAAAAACGCGACTTTCATCCGAGATCTTACGTTTTTTACTCACTgacatattgtacaaatattacgAAGAAAAAGTgtgtaattgaaatttttacacaTAAACGAAAATATTGTGCTCGTTCCACAATCGATTACGAACTaacagacaataataattatatcttggTAGGTAATTCAATTTATCTTATCGCATATTTCCGATAGCGATAGCTtaactgttataattttattgaactagaaaatgtatatgttaaatttaaaatgtgatcGAGGGCCGCATATTATGACAAGGCGGGCCGCGGGTTGAAGACCCctgctatagagtatagaccataatataatgttaatacgGCAACGCCGCTTTCGGTGGTTTCATTGTTACCTAATTAAAATCTTAACACCAATTaacgaatataaatattaattcatcttATTCCAATTATTTCTAACCAATGCTGAACAActcataactattaattttatatctatattataactcTATGCcatgtcaatataaaaaaaatattcagctgTCTGAAAATAATGCTAAAAAGTTAGTGTATAATTGGTTGTTctctcaaataatttaaaatattttaaaatctactgttgtatttaatttgattactatttgtatatacttgtttccttttgtttgtttgttttttaatttgttatatacttatatatgtttataattatgatcTAAGACTGTATTACTCTCTATCTCTAACACAAGCTGTTAGCTTAAAAGAGATAGATAATCatgaataatttgtatagttaaatttttttaagttatgatttcaaattgaaaaaaaaaaaaaatattatttatccatGACTGATGACTCTGACAGAAgattaacaagttaaaataaattatagtaaataaaatgacgtcagttaaaaacttaaaaatacttaaaataataaaatggtaggTGAATTATgctttactgtattataatccAACCAGTAACCACAGATGTCTATATCATATACCCAATATCTGTgactcaaacataatattataatatataattaataataattaattttgtaattattttaaccttATAGATTGCTTTTTACGCTcataaaatttattgtaatttaccctcaaatttttataacttaccCTAATAACAACTTACAAGgacacttatattaatatttcaaggtttttgaccaagaaaaaattattttattgacaatatttaaaaaaaaaaaaaaataaaaactaatattcttTAAGCCCATATAAATAGCTtcaaaagagttaaaatattttgaaattttgtcaTAAGGTTGCGATAAGGTCGATGAGTGGCATTCCGACTAGGAGAAAAGTAACTTCATCTAAAACCGTCTTGACGTGTTTCCCGAAGGCAAGGTAGGAGTCAAGTATGACTCCCAAGTATCTGAGATGTTTGCTGCAATAGCCCATTGGATAACTCCCGATGCTGAGCCAAGGAGCTGATTGTAAGCCCATCTCTTGGTTAGCATGACTACCTCAGTCTTGTGGTGTGCCAGCTGAAGACCTCGACTGGTCATTCACCTGTCTATGTTTTCGATAATAGGGTTGAAGAAGTCCTAGAAAAGTTCACCCGTCTTTGCCACTCCAACTACGGTCAGGTCGTCAGTGAAGCTGGCCAAATGCGCCCCGGGAGGCACATTCGTCTTTAGCAGATCATCGTATGTGACATTCCAGGCGGTAAGCCCTAAAACCGAGGCCTGAGGTTCTATCACAATATTCAACCGAATCGAAACATATAATAGGTTGTGAGGATATAGAGTTTTTAAGAGCTCTATAAACCACCCACAGACCTGAGGAGACACTCAGGCTGTGACCTACAAGCCGCACCGCGTGTTGGCCGTGAGGCCAAGTCGGTGGAGCTTGTAGGCTTTAGTACACGTATCAGGGAATGAACCCTGAAGATTTATGGGGGaggaaaaaatgataatatacattttttggtttaagGTAATCACgaggtatttgtattttacattgtgaaaaatataataacagtttatGTGAATAGTATAACATTTGGGGACACATGGCAAATATAAGAAAGAAGAAAGTAAAATGGTATTTAAGTATGAAAGGAGCTTGTCGCTAGACAGACTTGTTTTTGtgataaataaaagtatttcttTCATCAAGACAATAAGGATAATAGTATACTTCTCGGCCCACGGGAGGCGGCTAGCTACATTGCTCGTAACAGCCCTCACAGGGTTACCGGGTTGTGCTACACACCTCTTgtgaacagtataataattagtgcCCGAAAGGCGCTTGCGACagctttaaaaacaaataatagcaGGAGACTTGAATTATATGGGGGTGGGAAATGGGANNNNNNNNNNNNNNNNNNNNNNNNNNNNNNNNNNNNNNNNNNNNNNNNNNttaaaaataaacattgatgtataatggttatatattacacagtaaaaaaataaaacttataagaaCTTACAACTACGACTCTGATATCATTTTCAACCGCCTAAAACGTATAAGTTCTTAGTATAAAAACCGAATAAATTaactgttaatattgttaataattattttttttgtaagttaaaCAATAATGACGCCTGGGATTTTAATACCCTAAATACCCTGAAAAAATccctaaaaattctaaataatgcacttattatttttagattctgagtggaacgatgaatgtattgattttacaatgatgtgtgtttttttttttatttttttttttttttttgtgtctgtcatcacgttttaggacagtaaaagtgcttggattttcttcaacagtaccttctctgataggaaagtgaatctagttggtactttgggaggtaaaaagtaaaatttttccaatagttttcaaaagcgccgtgaaaaacaaaagaaaaattaaggaaaaacgggaatttttacgcaaaatctgttttcgagaaaatcgattttggtttttggtgtaactttaaaacaaatgaccgtagatatatgaaattttgactgaatgtttatcttagcattttctatacaccataacattttcaaaatattttgatttattttgagctctttacggacattttcattttccattttttttttagttttttttctaaaaatatcaataaaattttatttgttggataaaaaagcttgaaaatttaatagaaggctcctagtatattgtttcaaaggtagatgaaaaatattaaaaatcgttagtcacagtttttttttataaacatttaaagttcaaaaaatgacaaaatatggaaaaatcacgaaaatttgcaaattatttcgagttagaaattcataaaaatttttctttttaaatctaagatatgaaaatgtaatacaagattccttataagattgtctacctttatcaaaaaaaaaaaaaatgtctataaggaagtcaaattaaatttttatgatcgtttgaaattcaaatttttacaacaatggatattcacttcATCACTTGAtttttcatgtagcgatttccttattttgttgtaattcaaaaacgaataactgcagatacatgaaaattttactgaatgtttatattagcatttcctatacaccatacaattttNNNNNNNNNNNNNNNNNNNNNNNNNNNNNNNNNNNNNNNNNNNNNNNNNNCAGCAGAACTAATTCATGTTATTAACTGAATATTTCGTACCTAGTTTAGGTGCCTCGTGcatacttttgcattcgacataatattatgttgtcatattatggttgagatcattaatcgattacattaatacctatttaattgtatattacaataacatcacactatattatttgtatttgcaattttgaatcataagtttagtaataaataataatatatatattaatatttcgtaatacccAGTAATTGCATCGCgcgatttttatgaataaatccgaacataataatttcttcatataaaaatactagaattacaaatagtataattaactttatgaaattcaaagaaaccgacatttgtttcaaattttaatcggtttttcaagaacggtacaaaaacggtttttttaaagaattattgCATATCGCATATCTGACCTAGATTGTCTAAATTCTGCAATTAAGGATAAAatccatataataattacagaaGAATCATGGttaggaaataatattaataaaaaatatatctcgtTAAATAATTACCAATCTTCAATTTCTAAGAATCACACACGCAAATCAGATggcataggtatatttattcaaaaagatataaattaaaccatggctgtatttataatacaagattctaaCTGTCTGTtaacaacaataacatttaataaaattaattatggaatagtattagtatatagCTAGGTCTCCTagtggaaatattttttaatttattgaggATTATGAGGTAATAATCACTAATTTATTCAAATCTTATAGAATACTTACGTTAGTTTTAATAGGCGATATGAACATAAATCTCTACAACACTATACTAcgatttcttaaattatttaaatttcattcaaTATGTTAATTGCCCCACAAGACATTTAACCAATATAGTTGCATCGCCACATATTCATTAGAGATAATcacaaacataacaatattcatCAGCGGTATAGACTCACTAATTACTGATCATTAtccattatttttacaattaagttAAACCATTCcacaacatattaaaaatacaaataacaactCATATAAATTCTTTAACTATAAAGAGCTAAAAAAGGCAATTTAAAAAACAGATCGGGAcgaattaaaaacttaataacatggtgaaaagaaaatatcattacttgtgtaaattaaaaaaattgatgaagttttcaaataaatattctcATTGTAAAAATTATGTCAGTATGTTAGAAGTCAACGATTTGCAATAGAAAATTttgattaagtataataattttaagacacGTGAATGTGAGGGAGTAACACTAACCCCACTCACTCTCGATGGATTCATAATcgatttgataaattaaaatatgtcatcAATATTGTTATCGGAGTAAAACTCAAGTCAGTACGTTGGGACACGTATAAGTGTAGTTTTATCCAAAAAATGGTGGTGTGTAATCCCCTTAACACGGTAATTTATCCATCACTCACTTCTGGTATGGTTTTGGCAGGTTTTAGGTGTACGCCACCCACGTAAACGACATTCGGCGTAACAGGTCTCGGCGACTCGGTAACGTAATGACTGTTCTGGAAGATTATAGACGGGTTGACGGTCGGCGACAGGTCGTACGGTCTCGGGTCCGTGAAGAAGGTGACCAGCTGGTCGTACTTAGTTCTGGCTATGCTGTACGTCAGTAGCACCGTGTTGGTAAGCCTCTGGACAAACGTGCCAGGCACGGCGTGGCTGGCCAACATATTGGACACGCAAGCCGGGTTGGACAAGTGACCGGTGAGCCGCCGTTCGGCGAAAGTCATCATCGGCGACGGGATCGAGTAGATCACAGGCAGACCTAGCGACGCGGCCAGGTACGAAACGCAGTCGAAGGCCAGCGGTTCGATTAAGAGCAGGTCGTACCGGTCACATGCCTCGGAAGCCATTACATCGGCCAGCTTCTGGTTGCCGTGGACCGCATCGCAGTAGAATCGGATCCCTCCGGACATGGCGTTCAATAACATGAACGGATCTCTAGCTTCCTGGATCATCGCCATCACGTCCAATTCGAGTTTCATCGGGAAGTCGCGGGACGTATCCACCTCCGTGTAGTCGACCCGATCGCCGTCAGGAAACGGCGTAAAAACGGTCACCGTGTGTCCGGCGTCCGTCAGCGACCTGAGCACCGAGCTCATGAAGTACCAGTGGCTCTTTGCCGCCACCGTTTCGACGGCCAGTATTCGGGCAGCCTCGTCGACCGGTATCGTCCACGAGACAACCGACAACCACGAATACAACGACAGCGAGACCGCGGTCGATCTTTTCATCGTTGTTGTAGGAAATTTTGAACGGTAAGTGGTCTACTGTCCGGTCAGGTTACCACAATATGTTCGTATGagtaatttagatataatatatgtatggcCGTACCAACGTATCTCAGCTATTAGCACCTCACGTATATTACATACGAGTCTGTACGCGCGCGAAGAGCTCCGGACTCGAActgatataaaaatagttattacatcATAGGTATAAAGATTCGACGCGtggtaatacctattaatataataatattataagtgtttatGATAACGTGTCATCAATCATATtacatacgaaataattatgCTAGTTGCTTACTGTTACTCGTTTGTTTAGCTTAAACTGGTTTGGAAGGCTGTTTcgaattttatattactttcaaACGACCACAACAATTTATATGAACGATTTTAcgacagtggcgtagcgaacttcattaacttatgaggcacaataatttatattagtaattattatagaccctattatacagtgtgatcaCGCTAAGAGGTACCACTGAATATCTCAGATGGGTGACTT
This portion of the Acyrthosiphon pisum isolate AL4f chromosome A1, pea_aphid_22Mar2018_4r6ur, whole genome shotgun sequence genome encodes:
- the LOC115033508 gene encoding UDP-glucuronosyltransferase 2B9-like — translated: MKRSTAVSLSLYSWLSVVSWTIPVDEAARILAVETVAAKSHWYFMSSVLRSLTDAGHTVTVFTPFPDGDRVDYTEVDTSRDFPMKLELDVMAMIQEARDPFMLLNAMSGGIRFYCDAVHGNQKLADVMASEACDRYDLLLIEPLAFDCVSYLAASLGLPVIYSIPSPMMTFAERRLTGHLSNPACVSNMLASHAVPGTFVQRLTNTVLLTYSIARTKYDQLVTFFTDPRPYDLSPTVNPSIIFQNSHYVTESPRPVTPNVVYVGGVHLKPAKTIPEVSDG